ACCGGTCAGGCTAACTCCAGAAAGTTGCGGTTTTCGGTATAAAAATCTGTCTACCTTTAGCCAGGCACAGGCAACCCCgtagatggaaaaaaataacatgtttaGTCAAGTACACTAACCCAAtatgtatgttttggaaatgtaACTTGAAAAGATTTCAGAAgtcatattttacaaataaggcttcaactagaattatttttcttaacaaaacaaaacactcttTCCTAAATGCCCAAGTCTAAATAAAAGTTTGAAGTCCACAGCACCCCAAATTTACCAAATGGACTCACCCTGGAGAGGGCATCTGCAAAATATCATTAAGAAGAAAGTTCTCAGGCTAATGTTGCAAGTTTGACTTCTCAAACTCTGTAATATAAGGCAAGCCATCTCTCAGAGCTGCCATCGttaactttttgcatttctttgggggGTTATTTAATGAAAAACATGCTATGATTTGTTTTAAGCTTAAGTCCTACTCTAGACAGTCTGCTTTAGGGAAAAAATAATGTtatcatttaatttccttttggtAAATTAAAACTAATGAAGTGTGGCCATGTCACAGCAGATGGAGATGCTCTGGGCGTATCGCTTTGCTCCTACGCTTTCAAGACTGTTCTTATTTCTTACTTGTGCCGACACCCAGTTGTCTTGAGGGAGGCAAAATAGACTTGGAGCAGATGCTGCGTTTTGCATAAACCTGACTTTGCCTCAGATGAACCAAAGACTTTTGAAATTCTGCTTCCTATAGAACAGCTAAATAAAGGCATTTTGCTTACAGCTGTTAGCATTAGGAAAACTTGCTACACTGCACTTGTTAATTTGGGTGCAGTTTATGCACCCAGCGATCTAGGATCTCAAGGAGCTTTAAAGTCTTAACGAGAACTTCGAGTTTTCCTCTTAATCTTTAAAACATAGCACCTAAACTCAGGATTGGCATGTGCTTTGGGATATTTGAATTGTGCCCTAGCGTAGAGGCTGCGCATTGAGCATCTACCGAGTTACGTGAAAGGCAGGAAGGACGGCAACCCCTCGGGGCTGGTAGCAAATTTCAGAGAAATTCTAAAATAGGACCCAGCCATAGCTGGGCTTTCcgtgcccctcccctgcccccgcaACACTCCTTGGCACTGGTCATCCTGGCAGCATGTACAGAGCTGGGGCACAGTCGGAAGGATCTGTGTCCCCCAGGGGCTCTCTGCTACAGCATAGCAGACTGCCCGGTGTGGGAGCAAGTGGTCCAAGGAGGGGTGGGTCCACACGACCAGGCCTGGGGTACCATGCACCTccaaccctgcccccacccccaccacctacACACACGGGGAGGATTACGTGGGCACCCCTCACCCTCGAGTCTGGGAACCAGGAGAGAAGCCAGCCTCAGCCAGCCATTTCAGAATCCATAAAGGAGACGTTTTAGGCTTACTTTCTGTAGGTCTGGTCTTAATGGGCAAAGAATTGAGAAATCGGTATTCCTAACTACTATGCATATTTGAAATAAAGCGTTAAACCTctgcatttttagtttttcaaagacTCATCTCTGAAACATAATCACTTTAAACCGATGCCTATAAAAAGCAAGTCTACCAAAATAAACTTTGAGACCTTCTCTGTAGTTtgggcttattttttatttttaccatgttTCATTCGTCAAAATAAGCAATTCCTTTcagttacaatatttttttttattcacatttaaacattttaaaaaataaatagttttacaTCAGAAGGAATAGGTATATGTAAGTATTAAGAAGctggttgcttttttaaaaatgtagttgtGAAAAATGTGTTATGTATCATACAAAAGACAAGTCATATTACTCCAAAGAATGAAAGTCAGCAAATCccaaaagttcaaaaaaatttaattaaagtgagaaatacatttaataatgtaaattttttagtttaaaaattttaacaagttTAATATAAGAACATGTTCTGTTCTTGTCCAATTGTTCTTCCTATTTTGTGAGAACTACTTGACTTTTGTTTCCACAGTTCTTCCCCAAGATTTCAATCTTATTTATCATACTTAAGTTTAGGAATAGCTTGAATAATGCATCTTTGATAACTCAAGGGCTACAATTCACTAAAATTTCCACAGTAATTTTAtggaatttatttgaaatttttcttttatctgtagCAGCCCCCACAGTCTACCTAACCatcttgaaagtgttagttgctcagtcatgtccaactctttgtgaccccatgaactgtagcccgccaggctcctctgcccatggaattctccaggcaagaatactggagtgggtagccattcctttctccagggaatcaaacccaggtctcctgtattataggaaggttctttactgtctgagccatcataAACTACAGTATACTTTATACAGGATTCATTGATGGAGTAAACCTCTCCCATCCTTAGGATCCAAGGGAGGAAGACATGGCCATTGGACTTAATATGATcaaaggggtgggggtgagggagcaGAAAATACAGGCTTTTACAGATTTCCTCAGAGCAGCACTTCACACCCTGTTCACTTCTCTACAAAGGTATGAATGGAATGGCTTTTCTAGAAAGGGCTTCCAAGAACATAAAGGAATTCCGTTCCCTTGGAGGCCCAGTGGAAGGAGGGCCAAACCAGTCTTGAACTGGGCTTATTCTTGAAATCCATTTCATCTGGCATTTTTTTGTCAACATGTTAGGAACCActgcatttttcttcttctgtgaaagACATGCGTATCTATTAACATGCTTTCTCTTCCAGAGCCTCACGAAGTTGAGAAACAACATCCCCAAGCTTAAATGTGCAGACTAAAAGATGGAGGTAACAATGTCAGGTTGCCGTAGTAACTGCCCTGCTAACTCTGCACAGAGCTGCTGTCCGCCTGGAAGCCAGCTTGCATGGGATCCTCCTTCATGTTCTAGGTTATGAAAACTGCATTGTTTAGGCAAGGAAGTTTTTCCTagtacacattttatttttcaagtacacATACCCTCATCATTAAGCCTATTTATGTTAAGGTTTATAAATCTGTAACAGTTTTCTTTGCGAACAGTAACAGCTGGTCTTAAATTGCTCTGGAAGTCCTCacagttgtatttattttatacagcCCCCAATGATTAATAACAAGATAAGACACAAACGTATTTTATGGTACTTTATTGAAAAATGTCAAGTGAATCTCCTGCTCATCAAACCTGCACCTTCCAGGAATCATGGGTTTAATTATGGGTCTTGACAGCATAAAAACATTACCCCAGGCTTATTTTCTGTGTATCTACACTCAGAGCAAGCTGCTCATGAGTTGTGGCTAAGCGCAGTGTAGAGGTGTACGCACTGGATTCTTCTGACCTCGCCCCTTCACTGCAAAACACATGTTCCTAAATTTGCAAACTGGACCCTAAGGCAACTGACCCATCCCAGGGAAGCAGGCAGGGCCTCAGAGTGGCACTGGCTGGGCGGCAGGTCCTTTCACATTTTGAGAACAGTACATGTAGGTGCACGCGGATTCAAGGAATAGTGAGCTGGAGACATTGGTGAACAAATTTTCCACGCTGAAAGGTGGACATAGTTTCCTAAAAGTAAACCATCTTTGAAAAAGCAGCAAAATGAGGGAGCGTTTATAGTGAGTAGCAGATTGAAAAAGTGTGGTTCAATGCATTGATCCACTTTGGAGCCATGAAAGGATTTTTAAACAGGGAAATCTTGaagcaaaagtataaaaataaaaattaatgggagtttattttaaaaacactgctgGTGCTTTATAAAAAGATTCCTGTTCACCTGTTACACACATGACATGTTCATATGGAGTTTTCTTACTCtgtagaaaatgcagaaaatgctGAAGACGTGTACATTATTTTCGTTACATCCCTTTAGCATGTTTTCTTCCGCGAGGCGCAGTCCATTGACAAGTTTCCATATTGCACATGCAATTTATCTAACTTTATTAGCACTACTTGTAGCAAACACGAGCCTAGGGAATTACAGGTCTGTGTGGGCCAGAGGGACTTTGCTTGTCATCAGACTTGACAGGGGTAGCCAATCCACTGGGCACGGAAATCATCCACCTGTCACTCTCATAAAATatttggctatatatatatatatttgcatttaatgcCTATTCAATATATTCTGAAGGTGCTATTCTCAAGAGTTCACGGGGTTGGGAGGGAATAAAAACTTTGTGAATGCACTTGAGACGTACATCCACATTCACCCCCTTGGTCTCGGCTTGTCGATGTTTATATTCAAGggttaaattaaaacaaaaacgtTTCATGAGACTCATGAATGACTTGAAAACTGCGGAGTTGTCCTGCATTCAGGGAACTTAAATCATCACATTCTGCCGTTGACTTAAAAACCTAAAGGGCAATGAACACAGGAGGCTTCCCGGGCTGGCCCATCTATCTGACCATCTTCGGGTGGGGTGACCTTCGCAAAATGGAGGGTGTCTGGAGATATTACAACTGctacccgccccccacccctgctaagtcacttcagtcgtgtccgactctgtgcgaccccatagacggcagcccaccaggctccgccgtccctgggattctccaggcaagaacactggagtgggttgccatttccttctccaatgcatgaaagtgaaaagggaaagtgaagtcgctcagtcgtgtccgactcctagcgatcccatggactgcagcctaccaggctcctccgtccatgggattttccaggaaagagcactggagtggggtgccattgccttctccacgccccccaccccgccccccgccaaaAGCGGGTCTGCTACTGAGCATCGGGGGCGCGCAGGCCTGATTTCAAGGCGAGAAAACCAAGTTCCCCCCAAGGACGGAGTAGTTGGGGCCACCCCTGGGCGGTCGCCTTTTCAGAAAACCCAGCTCTTGGAGAACAAAACGTCGGGCGGTCAGGGTGTCCCAGACGTCGCCGCTTCTGTCCTCTACGTGGGCGTTTATGGCATCtacggtttaaaaaaaaaatctagaagtcGGCGGCGGAGTTCTAGTAAAATAGTCGTCTctgtataaattaatttaaaccGTGCATACACAGCTCGGCCCCGTGGACTCGGTGAGGCAGGGAGCCCAGGAGGCCGGCCTATGGCTTCTCCGCGCGGGCGGCCGGGAGGGTCACCTGCCGTTGGTGATGATGACCGAGGCGCCCAGGTAGTGTGGCCGCGGCGCGCCCggcggcggggcggcggcggggccggCGGGGCCGGGGGCCCGGGCTCGCAGCGCGCCGCCCGCCGCCCTCGGGGCGCCGGGGCCGCCGGCCAGGCCGGGGTGCCGGGCGCCGCCCCCCAGCGGCCCGCGCCGCGCCAGCACGCGGTGGTAGTTGAGCAGCACCAGCGGCAGCTGCGCGGGCGCGCCCGGGGGCGCGGGGGCCGGCGGCGCGCAGCACTCGGGGGGCGCGCGGCCCAGCGCCAGCCGCGCCCCGTCCCGGGCGGCCTGCCGGGCGGCCTTGGCCGGGCCCGGCGCCGGCTCCTCGCGGTAGTGGCCGCAGCTCGGGAagctcggcggcggcggcggcggcgcggtgTCCTCGCCGAACCTGCGCGCGGCGGCGGGCGCTGCGGGGACAGGCGACACGTTAGACGCCCGCgcgggggaggagggggcccGCCCCAAGCGACACCCCCCCAGGGGGCCTGGGGCCGCCACCCGCCCGGAGCCGCCCGCACCCCGCCAAGTCCAATCGCAAGATCCAAGTGGCCTGTTCTAGGAGCCGCAGGAAGCAGTGAAGAGAAACAGGTGGACTTAATGTTAGCAAGAGCCTTGATTTAATGCCACAGAGCCGAAGATTAGTTCAGTGTGTGAGCAGTATAAAAAGCAGATAAGGCGGTCTTCCTTTCTGCCTTCCAAACGCGGGGGAGACGCTAGGACCACCTCTCACCGCACTGGCCACCCGGGGCTGGTGGCCACCATGCTGGACAGCATTGGTCTACAGGCTTCTTTCCCCCGGCCCTACTCTTAGGTGGCCCCAGTCGGCCACgacttttttgtttgtgtgttttgctTTTCCCTCAGTGGGGAGGGTGGAGTGGTAATCACCCTGCTCCCTTTAGTACTGTCCTAATTAATGTCATAACCAGCATCACCAATTAGACGGTCTAGAATCAGTTAGCTCCCCTTCCCACTTTTAAACCTTCAGACATCCTTTGTCTTCCTTTAATATCAAAAAGACTAGGAAATCGATTACAAATTGCCCCCAATTAGCACCTCTGGTCCAGTTTTTACCAAGTATCTGGCAAATGAAGTGGTTATTAACCTCTTTCACTTCCAaaatagcaatgaaaaaaaaaatcaaatactgtTTTATCTCATTGGTCAACACCCCCACACAAAGAAAAGTAATTCTTTCAAGTCCCGTCTCCAGTGGGTAATAACCAGTTAGGACAatccctttgctttttctttccccGGGCTGTGCCAAGGAAATCCCTGCTGTGGTTATTTGGGGGACCCAGTGCACTGATGGTTATTAGGAATGCAAATCTCAGGCCTGCCCTGCCCTGGTTGCTGGCATATTGTTTTCTGAACtggttacttttaaaaaacacgTCCTGGTAATCTCCGAGAATGTCACTAGCCCTCTTCTTCTGTATCTCAAAGGCTTGTGAAGACGGGCACAGCACAGGGCAAGAAGTTTGCTCAGCAGCCGTGGGAGCAGCAGAGCCCGACCTGCCTCCAAAGAGcgaaggagaggaggggacaccAGGCAGGTCACTCTTCTGGGGGCTTGTAACGTCCCCCCAGCCTTCAGTGGTCCTGCGGGACTCTTGCACAAACCTGCTCTACAGTCTCTACAGTCTCAGGTCTGAGTGGCAGCTAaccctccaccccctcctcctaCCCTCTGCCTGGGGTTGCCCCGGGAAGGAAGCAGGGGCCTCTCTGGGCCTGGGGGCAGCTGGTGAAACCTCCACAGAGGACCTCTGCTTGGCTGCTCGCTGGATGGCCAATCCTGTCTGCCTGCCAAGCCCTGTGGTAGGTATGATCCTCGTGGCTCTTgctcccatcttacagatgaagaaactgagtcctgGAGGACCTGTGCTATTTGCCTTAGGGTGGGCATCGGCATTTCTGTCCCTGAGCCCGTGATTTTCCACCACTGCTTCCTACGCTTTGAAAACTGGCATGAGAAGAAAACCAATAGTGTCTCATGTTCATTTTGGGGTGGAGTAGAAagtaatcataaaatatatacacttgGGGGTTCTCGGGATACATGTGCTGTGCtaaactgctcagtcatgtccgaccctctgtggccccatggaccatagcccgcccggctcctctgtccatgggatttccccagagcaagaatactggagtgggttgccatttccttctccaggggaatcttcccagcccagggatcgaacctgcatcttttgtgtctcctgcactggcaggtagatttttttttttttttaaccactagcaccacctgggaaaccatatAGGAAAATCACGTTGCCTCCCTTTTAGGGAGCAAAGGGGGTCCGGGACTTTTAGGGAGGGTGGCCCCACACCCCATCTCCACCGTCCCTGGTGCCCACGAGGCGCATGGGCACGGTCGCAGCCTCGGGAAGCGCTCGCAGTGAGGGCGGGAAGGCACGGCCACTCCCGCCCAGAGGCAGAAGGAAAGGCGTGTTTGCCCAGAGCCTGGGCATCCTTTCTCCGTCTGCCACCCACCGCCACTTCCGTCCACTGTCCTGCCCGCACCCCTCGTGTAAACAGGACCCACCTTCGTAGTTTGGCATCAGGCTGTGCCGAGCAGGGTTCACCGGCGGCTCGGAAAAGCTCTTAGCCGGAGACGGGCTGCCGGGCACTAGGGGGCTGGCGTAGTGCCACTGGCACTCGCCGCCGGCTGGCAGGGTGCTCAGCAGAAAGCGCGCCACCTCGCACGGGGGTCCCTGGGGCTGCCCGAACTTGGCCGGCAGCACAGGCTTCTTGCTGCTGAAGACGTGAGAGTCTAGAGGGAAGGGTCCATAGTGGTAGGAGAAGGGCAGGCCGTAGGACGGGGCATACAGAAGGTCGCCGCCTTCTGAATGGAGCTGCTGTTCTGGGGGAGCTGGGCCGTGGGCAGGGGGGCTGGCCCTCCAGCTTCCGAGCTGGCCGCACTCCAGTTTGTCCATTTGGAACGAGCCGTACTGCTGCCAAGCAAAGAAGACAGATGAAGGGCCTGCCGGGGCGGGCGGCCGGCGGCAAGCTGCCTGCCCACCCCATGGTGCCTGCCGGTGTCCCAGGGCCACTGGCGCGGTCCCACATGGGACAGGAGGCCGGCCGACAGCCCTCCGGGGAACCCCCTACTACCCCCAACCCGCGTGGAAAGAGATCGCCTCACCCCCAAGTGACAACACAAGCCACTTGCACCTTCGGAGAGCTTGcaaaagccttttttaaaaaaagagatggaagTGTTTCCATTCCAGACAAAAACGCTCTGGAAACATGGGGCCCCAGAGTCCTGAGCCCCGACTGCACGGACTCTGATCAGCCTCTCTGAGGGAGTCTTCTGTCTCCAAGATCTGACTCACTCACCTGGCCATCAGCTTGGCCTGTGTCCCCCAGGCCAACTCTCTACCCTGGGGGCAGGACGGCCAGAGGGACTTTGCCTCCCCCAGAGAAACTCCCAGGCAGAGAGACCCCTGAACGCGGCCGAGGCCTCACTCTTCATTCAGGTGCCCCGAGCCCTGGCGGGTGGTGGCTGTTACCTGTGCGGGGTAAGGGTTTGCTCTCAGCTTCGTCTTCATCTTCGTGTTTTTGGGCTTAGCTAACTTCCTAGTTTCTTGTGAGGTAGGCAAGGCGGTCCTCCAGGAGTCCTGGGACTTGGACGTGGACACCTGGTCCAGGGACAGCTGCAATTCCTTGTACTCGATGTCCCTGAGGAGCCAGACGGGACAGGTCATGTCCATGGGCCGCGAGGAGGGACGCCCTCCCAGGCCCGTTCCTGGGGCGAGTTCATTTGAGAAGCTCCTTCGTGTCACTGCACTAAGCGGATGTGCTGGCTTTGAGGGGTGGCCCCCCTCCCCTCATTGTAAAGAGCCACCTGCAGCCTCGGGCTTGGAGACCCCAGGAGATGCTGAGCGAGCCCGGTGTTCCGTGGCGGGAAGACAGGGAGCATGGAATAGCTCTCTCCCACCTAACGGGGCCCCCAGGCACGTTTCCTGGGGACACCATGCACCACGAGGCAGGATGTCAGGGCAACAAGGAAAAGGCAGAAACCGCTCGTGATCAACTGAGTGTCTGTGGCCCGGCTGCTTCCCTATTTAGCACCAGGGAGGTAAATAGGGGTCCCTTGAGGGTCCCAGAGCCTGGCTTCTAGCCTCGTCCACTTCCACATTTGGGACCCATTTCTGCCCTGAAAAGCCAGCCAGGCACTGGCACACTCATGGGAGGGGAAGTTGCCCCAAGGACCAGCCCCAGCCCATGCAAGTTGGCTCAGGAAGAATCATCACGGGACCAAAATGCTTTCTTCCCTACAGTTCTGCTAAAATCACTCTgcctcaaacaaacaaacaaacaaacaaaaaaccaaacacccACCTCCCAACACTCCCCTCGCCCAAACCCCAAGCAACCTGACAATCAttctgtgaaagaagagagagccCCAAACCTCACTGCATCAGACAGAAAGACACGAGAGGACCCCGTGCAGGCTGTGTCTGGGGGAACATGGAGCTCAAGGTCAGAGCTGGGTACAAAGAGATATAGCACGTAACAGCATGGCGGGCAGAAGTAATATTTGGTTCCAGGTAGACTTGTGTCCTGTGGCTTCTAACGGTCTTAACTGCCACTGAACTTAACTTCTGAGGACTTAAAGGCAGTAAATATTCATTACCATTTACGACAGGCTGTATAGGCAGACATGGAAAAAGTGGGAGGAGCAAGCATGATGGCCCGAATGTTAGTGGGCCCAGAGAGTGTTATCTTTGTATTCTCGGTCTGGGATGTGCACCCCCTTTCTGTCATGTTCAAGATAGGGTGGCATCGCCTACTCGCCCTCTGCCGCCCACATCCCCGCACCCGGGGCCGCTGTGTCCAGGGCAGGAGCATGTTCCCACCGCTGCCCTCGATGCTGACACAAAAATCGTTCAGAACCTCCCAGACAACCAGACTGTCCAATAGAACAGAGCAGGAGACAAATGAACAGTTCCAGaaagagacagggagggagagatggagcGTATAGGACCGATTGGATGCAGGATGGGGTGGCGGGGGGTAGGGCGGTGGGAAGGAGAGAGCAAGGAGAGAAACAAATACGTCTGACTTACGTGAGGACATAATTGACACTCACGATGCAGTGCGGCCGGGACGAGCGGCTGTTGTGCACGACGGTGGCGTAGCTCTGCACCCACACCCAGCCGCCCAGCTTGGACAGCAGCCGGTAGTACTTGGTGGTGACCTGGCCCTTCACCAGCACTGCAAGCACAAGGGGACAGGAGTCCCGAGGGACGGTTAGCCGGACCCGC
The sequence above is a segment of the Bos mutus isolate GX-2022 chromosome 1, NWIPB_WYAK_1.1, whole genome shotgun sequence genome. Coding sequences within it:
- the SIM2 gene encoding single-minded homolog 2 yields the protein MKEKSKNAAKTRREKENGEFYELAKLLPLPSAITSQLDKASIIRLTTSYLKMRAVFPEGLGDAWGQPSRAGPLDGVAKELGSHLLQTLDGFVFVVASDGKIMYISETASVHLGLSQVELTGNSIYEYIHPSDHDEMTAVLAAHQPLHHHLLQEYEIERSFFLRMKCVLAKRNAGLTCSGYKVIHCSGYLKIRQYMLDMSLYDSCYQIVGLVAVGQSLPPSAITEIKLHSNMFMFRASLDLKLIFLDSRVTELTGYEPQDLIEKTLYHHVHGCDVFHLRYAHHLLLVKGQVTTKYYRLLSKLGGWVWVQSYATVVHNSRSSRPHCIVSVNYVLTDIEYKELQLSLDQVSTSKSQDSWRTALPTSQETRKLAKPKNTKMKTKLRANPYPAQQYGSFQMDKLECGQLGSWRASPPAHGPAPPEQQLHSEGGDLLYAPSYGLPFSYHYGPFPLDSHVFSSKKPVLPAKFGQPQGPPCEVARFLLSTLPAGGECQWHYASPLVPGSPSPAKSFSEPPVNPARHSLMPNYEAPAAARRFGEDTAPPPPPPSFPSCGHYREEPAPGPAKAARQAARDGARLALGRAPPECCAPPAPAPPGAPAQLPLVLLNYHRVLARRGPLGGGARHPGLAGGPGAPRAAGGALRARAPGPAGPAAAPPPGAPRPHYLGASVIITNGR